From the genome of Streptomyces sp. NBC_01260, one region includes:
- a CDS encoding SAM-dependent methyltransferase — translation MTDDWRGWQEAAETALYGDGGFYRSPEGPAGHFRTSVHASGLFATAVARLLVRTAGELGTGSVDLVDLGAGRGELLTGVLAALPAQGGGGLSVRAYAVELAARPCGLDPRVEWCAQPPRGVRGLLFANEWLDNVPTPVAETDPDGVDRYVLVRPSDGTERLGEPVSGADARWLSRWWPSAGPGSRAEIGRPRDEAWARAVSTLSGGLAVAVDYMHLREARPSFGTLTGFRAGREVRPVPDGSCDLTSHVALDACAAAGGPAAEIRTQREALHGLGISGGRPPLSLATSDPAGYLRALAGAGEAAELTEPGGLGGFGWLTQRV, via the coding sequence GTGACGGATGACTGGCGCGGGTGGCAGGAGGCGGCCGAGACCGCTTTGTACGGGGACGGGGGGTTCTACCGGAGCCCCGAGGGGCCCGCGGGTCATTTCCGTACCTCCGTGCACGCTTCCGGGCTGTTCGCCACGGCCGTCGCCCGGCTGCTGGTCAGGACGGCCGGCGAGCTCGGAACCGGTTCGGTGGACCTGGTGGATCTGGGGGCAGGGCGCGGAGAGTTGTTGACGGGAGTGCTCGCCGCGCTGCCGGCACAGGGCGGCGGCGGTCTCTCGGTACGGGCGTACGCCGTGGAGCTCGCCGCGCGGCCCTGCGGTCTGGACCCACGGGTGGAGTGGTGCGCGCAGCCCCCGCGGGGCGTGCGCGGGCTGCTGTTCGCCAACGAGTGGCTGGACAACGTGCCGACGCCGGTCGCCGAGACTGATCCGGACGGCGTCGACCGCTACGTCCTGGTCCGGCCGTCGGACGGTACGGAGCGGCTGGGCGAGCCGGTGAGCGGGGCCGACGCCCGGTGGCTGAGCCGCTGGTGGCCGTCGGCGGGACCGGGCAGCCGGGCGGAGATCGGCCGCCCGCGCGACGAGGCGTGGGCGCGTGCGGTGTCCACGCTGTCCGGCGGGCTCGCGGTCGCGGTGGACTACATGCACCTGCGGGAGGCCCGGCCGTCCTTCGGCACCCTGACCGGCTTCCGGGCGGGGCGCGAGGTGCGCCCGGTGCCGGACGGCAGCTGCGACCTCACCTCGCACGTGGCGCTGGACGCGTGTGCGGCGGCGGGCGGCCCGGCCGCGGAGATCCGCACCCAGCGCGAGGCGCTGCACGGGCTGGGCATCAGCGGCGGGCGCCCGCCGCTGTCCCTGGCGACGAGCGACCCGGCCGGCTACCTGCGGGCCCTGGCCGGGGCCGGTGAGGCGGCGGAGCTGACCGAGCCGGGCGGCCTGGGAGGCTTCGGCTGGCTGACGCAACGGGTGTGA
- a CDS encoding ABC transporter substrate-binding protein, with amino-acid sequence MSKTSRIAGAVIGIVALAGSLAACGGDSLEKDKGGPAGGDDSAKKGSLVVGAAAFTESKVLAELYAQILADAGYSTSVTTVKNRELYEPSLEKGEIDVVPEYAATIAEFLNAKANGAKAPEEKPVASGDTAATVAALEKLATPRGLKVLPAGKALDQNAFAVTKEFAAKNKLKTLSDLGASKVKVKIAAGDECEVRPFCAPGLKKTYGIDVTGIDPKGVGTPQSKQAVKDGKDQLVLTTTTDGVLDTYDLVFLEDDKKLQNADNILPVLNAKDAGAQDIADALGKLTGALTTEDLAELNRKVDAERAKPEDAAKEYLQSKGLIKK; translated from the coding sequence ATGAGCAAGACCTCGCGCATAGCCGGCGCGGTCATCGGCATCGTCGCGCTGGCGGGCTCGCTCGCCGCCTGCGGCGGTGACAGCCTGGAGAAGGACAAGGGTGGACCGGCCGGCGGCGACGACTCCGCGAAGAAGGGCTCGCTCGTCGTCGGCGCCGCCGCCTTCACCGAGTCCAAGGTGCTCGCGGAGCTGTACGCGCAGATCCTGGCCGACGCCGGATACAGCACCTCGGTCACCACCGTGAAGAACCGCGAACTGTACGAACCCTCCCTGGAGAAGGGCGAGATCGACGTCGTACCCGAATACGCCGCGACCATCGCCGAATTCCTCAACGCCAAGGCGAACGGGGCGAAGGCGCCCGAGGAGAAGCCGGTCGCCTCGGGCGACACCGCGGCCACGGTCGCCGCACTGGAGAAGCTGGCGACGCCGCGCGGACTGAAGGTGCTGCCGGCGGGTAAGGCGCTCGACCAGAACGCCTTCGCGGTCACCAAGGAATTCGCCGCGAAGAACAAGCTCAAGACCCTTTCGGACCTCGGCGCCTCCAAGGTGAAGGTGAAGATCGCGGCGGGCGACGAGTGCGAGGTGCGGCCGTTCTGCGCACCCGGACTGAAGAAGACCTACGGCATCGACGTCACCGGCATCGACCCCAAGGGTGTCGGCACCCCGCAGTCCAAGCAGGCGGTCAAGGACGGCAAGGACCAGCTGGTCCTCACCACCACCACGGACGGTGTGCTGGACACCTACGACCTGGTGTTCCTGGAGGACGACAAGAAGCTCCAGAACGCGGACAACATTCTGCCGGTCCTCAATGCCAAGGACGCGGGCGCCCAGGACATCGCCGACGCGCTCGGCAAGCTCACCGGCGCACTCACCACCGAGGACCTGGCGGAACTGAACCGCAAGGTCGACGCCGAGCGCGCCAAGCCCGAGGACGCGGCCAAGGAATACCTTCAGTCGAAAGGTCTGATCAAGAAGTAG
- a CDS encoding DUF5937 family protein, translating into MTIDITGLDPGRIVFETSPLAELGLALHALSEPGHHPGLHGWATATTTALEPDLADRLHEAEFLWRNTFSDIFMPFAGVRGGNGRTGACLAEDLDILDRLDDERFVAAALEFTCATQYGTGAPSPLVNAGMRARALDMAAARGPQQVEFTQRLLTDPASVRRWTRRLFEDCDQAFFADTWRRTRVQLVADARHKTDLLRHRGLGEAMGAVSTAVSLDAAGDRIRIDKLTEGSTDATDPAVGPGITFIPTSFGWPHLTVLHAPGWRPVIHYPVHRPELPSPASVELLQLRMEALAHPMRMRLCRNIARSPYTTGELADTHGITAPEVSRHLTVLKKAGLITTRRRGRYVLHQLDLTVVARLGSDFLEGILR; encoded by the coding sequence GTGACCATCGACATCACGGGGCTGGACCCCGGGCGCATCGTCTTCGAGACCTCCCCCCTCGCCGAGCTGGGGCTCGCCCTGCACGCGCTCTCCGAGCCGGGGCACCACCCGGGCCTGCACGGCTGGGCGACGGCCACCACCACGGCGCTGGAGCCGGATCTCGCCGACCGGCTGCACGAGGCGGAGTTCCTGTGGCGGAACACGTTCTCGGACATCTTCATGCCGTTCGCGGGGGTCCGCGGCGGCAACGGCAGGACGGGCGCCTGCCTCGCGGAGGACCTGGACATCCTCGACCGGCTGGACGACGAGCGCTTCGTCGCCGCGGCCCTGGAGTTCACCTGCGCCACCCAGTACGGGACCGGCGCGCCCTCGCCCCTCGTCAACGCCGGGATGCGGGCCCGCGCCCTGGACATGGCGGCGGCGCGCGGCCCGCAGCAGGTGGAGTTCACCCAGCGGCTGCTGACCGACCCCGCCTCCGTACGCCGCTGGACACGGCGCCTCTTCGAGGACTGCGACCAGGCGTTCTTCGCGGACACCTGGCGCCGCACGCGGGTCCAGCTGGTGGCCGACGCCCGGCACAAGACGGACCTGCTGCGGCACAGGGGGCTCGGCGAGGCGATGGGCGCGGTGTCCACCGCGGTCTCGCTCGACGCGGCCGGGGACCGGATCCGCATCGACAAGCTGACCGAGGGCTCGACCGACGCCACCGACCCGGCCGTGGGTCCCGGGATCACCTTCATCCCGACCAGCTTCGGCTGGCCGCATCTGACGGTGCTGCACGCGCCGGGCTGGCGCCCGGTGATCCACTACCCGGTGCACCGGCCCGAGCTGCCCTCCCCCGCCTCCGTCGAGCTGCTGCAGCTGAGGATGGAGGCGCTGGCCCACCCGATGCGGATGCGGCTGTGCCGCAACATCGCGCGCTCCCCGTACACGACCGGGGAACTCGCCGATACACACGGCATCACGGCACCCGAGGTCTCCCGCCATCTCACGGTGCTCAAGAAGGCCGGTCTGATCACGACCCGGCGGCGCGGCCGGTACGTACTGCACCAGCTGGACCTGACCGTCGTGGCGCGGCTCGGCAGCGACTTCCTGGAGGGCATCCTGCGCTGA
- a CDS encoding betaine/proline/choline family ABC transporter ATP-binding protein (Members of the family are the ATP-binding subunit of ABC transporters for substrates such as betaine, L-proline or other amino acids, choline, carnitine, etc. The substrate specificity is best determined from the substrate-binding subunit, rather than this subunit, as it interacts with the permease subunit and not with substrate directly.), producing MIRFEHVTKRYADGTTAVDDLSFEVAEGELVTLVGPSGCGKTTTMKMVNRLIEPTEGRIFLDGDDISAIDPVQLRRRIGYVIQQVGLFPHRTVLENTATVPHLLGWKRGKGRERAAELLDLVGLDPSVYGDRYPEQLSGGQRQRVGVARALAADPPVLLMDEPFGAVDPVVRERLQNEFLKLQAQVRKTVLFVTHDIEEAVRLGDRIAVYGQGSIEQFDSPATVLGAPATGYVADFVGADRGLKRLSVTPIEESDLDQPPVVHLDDPLATATERLRAQGARWAVVLDGEDHLHGWIPAGDALTATQGTVREHARRMEAWLPVGAPLKQAFATMLQHDAGWIAVIDKESAGRFLGVLTPARLHEALRRSIDADDRAVPRAEVAVESVESVAKTAGP from the coding sequence ATGATCCGTTTCGAGCACGTCACCAAGCGGTATGCGGACGGCACCACCGCCGTCGACGACCTTTCCTTCGAGGTCGCCGAGGGTGAACTCGTCACGCTCGTCGGGCCATCGGGGTGCGGCAAGACGACCACCATGAAGATGGTGAACCGGCTGATCGAACCGACCGAGGGCCGGATATTCCTCGACGGGGACGACATATCGGCCATCGACCCCGTCCAGCTGCGGCGGCGTATCGGCTACGTGATCCAGCAGGTCGGTCTGTTCCCGCACAGAACGGTCCTGGAAAACACCGCTACCGTGCCCCATCTCCTCGGCTGGAAACGCGGAAAGGGCCGCGAACGTGCGGCGGAACTCCTGGACCTGGTCGGACTCGACCCTTCCGTTTATGGTGACCGATATCCGGAACAGCTGTCCGGAGGTCAGCGCCAACGCGTGGGCGTGGCAAGGGCGCTGGCCGCAGACCCGCCCGTACTGCTGATGGATGAGCCTTTCGGCGCGGTCGACCCGGTCGTCCGGGAACGGCTGCAGAACGAATTCCTCAAGCTTCAGGCGCAGGTCCGCAAAACAGTGCTGTTCGTCACGCACGACATCGAGGAGGCCGTCCGCCTCGGCGACCGCATCGCCGTCTACGGCCAGGGCTCGATCGAGCAGTTCGACTCACCGGCCACCGTGCTCGGCGCCCCCGCCACCGGCTATGTCGCCGATTTCGTCGGCGCGGACCGCGGGCTCAAGCGGCTCTCGGTCACCCCCATCGAGGAGAGCGACCTCGACCAGCCCCCGGTCGTCCACCTCGACGACCCGCTGGCCACGGCGACCGAACGGCTGCGCGCCCAGGGCGCGCGCTGGGCCGTCGTACTGGACGGCGAGGACCATCTGCACGGCTGGATCCCGGCCGGTGACGCGCTCACCGCCACCCAGGGCACGGTCCGGGAGCACGCCCGCCGGATGGAGGCCTGGCTGCCCGTCGGCGCCCCGCTCAAACAGGCGTTCGCCACCATGCTCCAGCACGACGCCGGCTGGATCGCGGTCATCGACAAGGAGAGCGCGGGCCGGTTCCTGGGCGTGCTCACCCCGGCCCGCCTCCATGAGGCGCTGCGCCGGTCGATCGACGCGGACGACCGGGCCGTGCCGCGCGCCGAGGTGGCCGTGGAGAGCGTGGAGAGCGTGGCCAAGACCGCGGGGCCGTGA
- a CDS encoding ABC transporter permease: MGVLGEAWTWLTTGANWSGESGVSHRLSEHLYVSGVALALSCAIALPVALFLGHIGKGGALAVNISNVGRAVPVFAVLALFMVSPLRNSGYVPTIIALVLFAVPPLLTNAYVGMTEVDRSVTEAARGMGMSGGQLFVRVELPLAYPMIMTGLRSAAVQVVATATIAAMVGQGGLGRIITAGFNTYNTPQVVAGALLVAGLALLVETVLVALDRMLSPLRRRRTV, encoded by the coding sequence ATGGGAGTTCTCGGCGAGGCATGGACCTGGCTCACCACCGGCGCCAACTGGTCAGGGGAGAGCGGGGTGTCCCACCGGCTCTCCGAGCATCTGTACGTCAGCGGGGTGGCGCTCGCCCTGTCCTGCGCCATAGCGCTGCCCGTCGCGCTCTTCCTTGGGCACATCGGGAAGGGCGGCGCGCTGGCCGTCAACATCTCCAACGTGGGGCGGGCGGTCCCGGTCTTCGCGGTGCTGGCGCTCTTCATGGTCTCGCCGCTGCGCAACAGCGGCTATGTCCCGACGATCATCGCCCTGGTGCTGTTCGCCGTACCGCCGCTGCTGACCAACGCCTACGTCGGGATGACCGAGGTGGACCGTTCGGTGACGGAGGCCGCGCGCGGGATGGGCATGTCGGGCGGCCAGCTCTTCGTACGCGTCGAACTGCCGCTGGCCTACCCGATGATCATGACCGGGCTGCGCTCGGCCGCGGTCCAGGTGGTCGCCACGGCGACGATCGCCGCGATGGTCGGCCAGGGCGGTCTCGGCCGGATCATCACCGCCGGTTTCAACACGTACAACACCCCGCAGGTGGTCGCGGGGGCCCTGCTGGTCGCCGGGCTCGCCCTGCTGGTGGAGACGGTGCTGGTCGCCCTCGACCGGATGCTGTCACCGCTTCGCCGCCGCCGGACGGTGTGA
- a CDS encoding response regulator, translating into MAIRVMLVDDQMLLRTGFRMVLAAQPDMEVVAEAGDGVEAIENLRSTAVDVVLMDVRMPRLDGVEATRRICAEPGAPKVLILTTFDLDEYAFSGLKAGASGFMLKDVPPGELLAAIRSVDSGDAVVAPSTTRRLLDRFSPMLPSGTAEPRHKDIAKLTEREREVMLLVAQGLSNGEIAARLVLSEATVKTHVGRILTKLGLRDRVQVVVLAYETGLVRAGGGAG; encoded by the coding sequence ATGGCGATCCGCGTGATGCTCGTCGACGACCAGATGCTGCTGCGTACCGGCTTCCGGATGGTGCTGGCCGCGCAGCCGGACATGGAGGTCGTCGCGGAGGCCGGCGACGGCGTGGAGGCGATCGAGAACCTCCGGTCCACCGCGGTCGACGTCGTGCTGATGGATGTGCGGATGCCGAGGCTGGACGGCGTCGAGGCCACCCGCCGCATCTGCGCGGAGCCCGGTGCGCCCAAGGTGCTCATCCTGACGACGTTCGACCTCGACGAGTACGCGTTCTCCGGGTTGAAGGCCGGGGCCAGCGGCTTCATGCTCAAGGACGTGCCGCCGGGCGAACTGCTCGCCGCGATCCGCTCCGTGGACAGCGGTGACGCGGTCGTCGCGCCGTCCACCACCCGCCGGCTGCTCGACCGCTTCTCGCCGATGCTGCCGAGCGGTACGGCCGAACCGCGGCACAAGGACATCGCCAAGCTCACCGAACGGGAGCGTGAGGTGATGCTGCTGGTGGCGCAGGGCCTGTCGAACGGCGAGATCGCCGCGCGGCTGGTGCTCTCCGAGGCGACCGTGAAGACGCATGTCGGCCGCATCCTGACCAAGCTCGGCCTGCGGGACCGGGTGCAGGTCGTCGTCCTCGCCTACGAGACCGGGCTGGTGCGCGCGGGCGGCGGCGCGGGCTGA
- a CDS encoding sensor histidine kinase — protein sequence MQRLYDFIRRHPTGVDSFWAVFLLGLSGVTIVAGGAGRGAGERFAVVPVIIGLSVVVALRRRAPEKMLLLAIAMGVVQLVFGVRPTTANFAMLVITFTVATVGERWASRLALTCSLCAAGLAQLRWPNEQPGGWAQKGFIVIVMTVPFVLAWVLGDSMRTRRAYFDQLEERAARLEREREAQSKVAVAAERARIARELHDVVAHNVSVMVVQADGAAYVMDAAPDQARQALETISSTGRQALAEMRRLLGVLRTGDVRESGEYVPQPDVEQIEDLVDQVRQSGLAVDFKIEGTPRPLPSGVELTAYRIVQEALTNTRKHGGPNAGASVRLVYFDDGLGLLVEDDGRGAAHELYEDGGADGAGHGMIGMRERVGMVGGTLDAGPRPGGGFRISALLPLKPAT from the coding sequence GTGCAGCGCCTCTACGATTTCATCCGCAGACACCCGACGGGCGTCGACAGCTTCTGGGCTGTCTTCCTCCTCGGGCTCTCCGGCGTGACCATTGTGGCGGGCGGTGCCGGGCGCGGCGCCGGTGAGCGCTTCGCCGTGGTGCCGGTCATCATCGGTCTCAGCGTCGTCGTCGCACTGCGCCGCCGCGCACCCGAGAAGATGCTGCTGCTCGCGATCGCGATGGGCGTCGTCCAGCTGGTGTTCGGGGTCAGACCGACCACCGCGAACTTCGCCATGCTGGTGATCACCTTCACGGTGGCCACCGTCGGCGAGCGCTGGGCGTCCCGGCTCGCCCTGACGTGCAGCCTGTGCGCGGCCGGGCTCGCCCAGCTCCGCTGGCCGAACGAGCAGCCGGGCGGCTGGGCGCAGAAGGGGTTCATCGTCATCGTGATGACGGTGCCGTTCGTGCTGGCGTGGGTGCTCGGTGACTCGATGCGGACCCGGCGGGCCTACTTCGACCAGTTGGAGGAGCGCGCCGCCCGGCTGGAGCGGGAGCGCGAGGCGCAGTCGAAGGTCGCGGTGGCCGCCGAGCGGGCCCGTATCGCCCGGGAACTCCACGATGTCGTCGCGCACAACGTCTCGGTGATGGTGGTGCAGGCCGACGGCGCCGCCTATGTCATGGATGCGGCACCCGACCAGGCCCGGCAGGCGCTGGAGACGATCTCCAGCACCGGCAGGCAGGCGCTCGCGGAGATGCGGCGGCTGCTCGGTGTGCTGAGGACGGGAGACGTGCGCGAGAGCGGGGAGTACGTCCCGCAGCCCGACGTCGAGCAGATCGAGGACCTGGTCGACCAGGTCAGACAGTCCGGTCTGGCCGTCGACTTCAAGATCGAGGGCACGCCGCGCCCGCTGCCCAGCGGCGTCGAGCTGACCGCGTACCGCATCGTGCAGGAGGCGCTGACCAACACGCGCAAGCACGGCGGCCCGAACGCCGGGGCCAGTGTGCGGCTGGTGTACTTCGACGACGGCCTCGGCCTGCTGGTGGAGGACGACGGCCGGGGCGCCGCGCACGAACTGTACGAGGACGGCGGCGCCGACGGCGCGGGCCACGGGATGATCGGCATGCGCGAGCGGGTCGGCATGGTCGGCGGCACGCTGGACGCCGGGCCGCGCCCCGGCGGCGGATTCCGGATCAGCGCACTGCTGCCGCTCAAACCGGCCACCTAG
- a CDS encoding alpha/beta hydrolase: MGLTGKAVLILAIALAVVLFAVTIWLWPRFARRSVPMVFGRVGLLLATQLAVFASVGLLANNSFLFYGSWADLFGQKQELGVVTDRASGTLAAKNIVRVGTQRPDVPGGSLPTRGGRIDKVVIAGRHSKIESSAYVYLPPEYFQEAYARRKFPAVVVLTGYPGTSENLLKGLRYPRTALDQVKAGRSQPMILVMLRPTLAPPRDTECVDIKGGPQTETFFAQDLPRAISAAYRVGKRARNWGVIGNSTGGYCALKIGLHHPGRFTASAGLSAYYRAAEDPTTGDLFHGDQRARDHADLLWTLDHRPMPDSSFLVTTSRHGEANYADTRKFLAKVRSPAQASSIVLGSGGHNFNTWRREIPAALEWMSSRLSEN; encoded by the coding sequence ATGGGCCTTACCGGCAAGGCAGTGCTGATCCTGGCGATCGCGCTCGCCGTCGTGCTGTTCGCCGTCACGATCTGGCTCTGGCCGCGGTTCGCCCGGCGCAGTGTGCCCATGGTGTTCGGCAGGGTCGGCCTGCTGCTGGCGACCCAGCTAGCGGTCTTCGCCTCGGTCGGCCTGCTGGCCAACAACTCGTTCCTCTTCTACGGCTCCTGGGCGGACCTGTTCGGCCAGAAGCAGGAACTGGGCGTGGTCACCGACCGTGCCTCCGGGACCCTGGCCGCGAAGAACATCGTCCGGGTGGGGACGCAGCGGCCCGATGTGCCGGGCGGATCGCTGCCCACCAGGGGCGGCCGGATCGACAAGGTCGTGATCGCGGGGCGGCACTCCAAGATCGAGAGCTCGGCGTACGTGTATCTGCCGCCGGAGTACTTCCAGGAGGCTTACGCCCGGCGGAAATTCCCCGCGGTCGTGGTGCTCACGGGCTACCCGGGCACTTCGGAGAACCTCCTCAAGGGGCTGCGGTACCCGCGCACGGCACTCGATCAGGTGAAAGCGGGGCGGTCGCAGCCGATGATCCTGGTGATGCTGCGGCCGACGCTGGCGCCGCCGCGGGACACCGAGTGCGTGGACATAAAGGGGGGTCCGCAGACCGAGACGTTCTTCGCGCAGGACCTGCCGCGGGCCATCTCGGCCGCCTACCGGGTCGGCAAGCGGGCCCGCAACTGGGGCGTCATCGGCAACTCGACCGGCGGCTACTGCGCCCTGAAGATCGGGCTGCACCACCCGGGCCGGTTCACGGCGAGCGCGGGGCTCTCCGCCTACTACAGGGCGGCCGAGGACCCGACGACCGGTGACCTCTTCCACGGCGACCAGCGGGCACGCGACCACGCCGACCTGCTGTGGACCCTGGACCACCGGCCGATGCCCGACTCGTCCTTCCTGGTGACGACGTCCCGCCACGGCGAGGCGAACTACGCCGACACGCGGAAGTTCCTGGCCAAGGTGAGGTCGCCCGCGCAGGCCTCGTCGATCGTGCTCGGCAGCGGCGGGCACAACTTCAACACCTGGCGCCGGGAGATTCCCGCCGCCCTGGAGTGGATGAGCAGCCGGCTCAGCGAGAACTGA
- a CDS encoding NADH-quinone oxidoreductase subunit D produces the protein MTETTVGIGGAAESTDMVLNIGPQHPSTHGVLRLRIVLDGERVQHAEPVIGYMHRGAEKLFEARDYRQIVMLANRHDWLSAFSNELGVVMAVERMLGMEVPERAVWTRTLLAELNRVLNHLMFLGSYPLELGGITPVFYAFREREELQTVMEEVSGGRMHYMFNRVGGLKEDLPAGWLGRARDAVASVRSRMDVYDKLVLGNEIFRGRTRGVGVLSARAVHAYGVSGPIARASGVDFDLRRDEPYLAYGELQDTLKVVTRTEGDCLARFECLLDQTHNALDLADACLDRMADLAPGPINQRLPKVLKAPEGHTYAWTENPLGVNGYYLVSKGEKTPYRLKLRSASFNNIQALTELLPGTLVADMVAILGSLFFVVGDIDK, from the coding sequence ATGACGGAGACCACAGTCGGCATCGGCGGCGCGGCGGAGAGCACCGACATGGTGCTCAACATCGGCCCGCAGCACCCCTCCACGCACGGCGTGCTCCGGCTGAGGATCGTCCTGGACGGCGAACGCGTCCAGCACGCCGAACCGGTCATCGGCTATATGCACCGCGGCGCGGAGAAGCTCTTCGAGGCCCGCGACTACCGGCAGATCGTGATGCTCGCCAACCGCCACGACTGGCTGTCGGCGTTCTCCAACGAGCTGGGCGTCGTGATGGCCGTCGAGCGGATGCTCGGCATGGAGGTCCCGGAGCGCGCGGTCTGGACCCGTACCCTGCTGGCCGAGCTGAACCGGGTCCTCAACCACCTGATGTTCCTCGGCTCCTACCCGCTGGAACTCGGCGGGATCACCCCGGTGTTCTACGCGTTCCGGGAGCGCGAGGAGCTCCAGACCGTGATGGAGGAGGTCTCCGGCGGCCGGATGCACTACATGTTCAACCGGGTCGGCGGCCTCAAGGAGGACCTCCCGGCGGGCTGGCTCGGCCGCGCCCGGGACGCCGTCGCCTCGGTCCGGTCCCGGATGGACGTCTACGACAAGCTGGTGCTCGGCAACGAGATCTTCCGGGGCCGTACCCGCGGGGTGGGCGTGCTGTCGGCCCGCGCCGTGCACGCGTACGGGGTGTCCGGGCCGATCGCCCGCGCCTCGGGCGTCGACTTCGATCTGCGGCGCGACGAGCCCTACCTCGCGTACGGGGAGCTCCAGGACACCCTGAAGGTCGTCACCCGCACCGAGGGCGACTGCCTGGCCCGGTTCGAGTGCCTGCTGGACCAGACGCACAACGCCCTGGACCTGGCGGACGCCTGCCTGGACCGGATGGCGGACCTGGCGCCCGGTCCGATCAACCAGCGGCTGCCCAAGGTGCTCAAGGCCCCCGAGGGCCACACCTACGCCTGGACCGAGAACCCGCTCGGCGTCAACGGCTACTACCTGGTGTCCAAGGGCGAGAAGACCCCGTACCGGCTGAAGCTCCGCTCGGCCTCGTTCAACAACATCCAGGCGCTCACCGAGCTGCTGCCCGGCACCCTGGTCGCCGACATGGTCGCGATCCTGGGCTCGCTGTTCTTCGTCGTCGGCGACATCGACAAGTAG
- a CDS encoding ABC transporter permease has translation MAAQNCLVTNDWICGEYLRSRSQELTDATVQHIWITAVSVAIGVAVAFPLALLARRSRRLAGPVLGLTTVLYTVPSLAMFSLLLPLFGLSAALVVTGLVLYSLTILVRNILAGLEAVPEEAKEAARGMGYGPARLLWEVELPLAMPALMAGIRIATVSTIALTTIGSIVGRGGLGNLIDDALPSFFKAQVLAASVLCVLLAVVADLLLLCVQRLLTPWTRISRTHDAVDTAGTAKAV, from the coding sequence ATGGCCGCACAGAACTGCCTGGTGACGAACGACTGGATCTGCGGGGAGTATCTCCGTTCCCGCAGCCAGGAGTTGACCGATGCCACGGTCCAGCACATCTGGATCACCGCGGTCTCGGTGGCGATCGGGGTCGCCGTGGCATTCCCGCTGGCACTGCTCGCCCGCCGCAGCCGGCGCCTCGCCGGACCGGTGCTCGGGCTGACCACGGTGCTCTACACCGTGCCCTCGCTCGCGATGTTCTCGCTGCTGCTGCCGCTTTTCGGACTCTCCGCGGCGCTGGTCGTCACCGGCCTGGTGCTGTATTCGCTGACCATTCTCGTGCGGAACATCCTGGCGGGTCTGGAGGCGGTACCCGAGGAGGCGAAGGAAGCCGCGCGGGGCATGGGTTACGGGCCCGCCCGGCTGCTGTGGGAGGTGGAGCTGCCGCTCGCGATGCCCGCACTGATGGCCGGGATACGGATTGCCACGGTCTCCACGATCGCGCTGACGACGATCGGTTCGATCGTCGGCCGGGGCGGCCTGGGCAACCTCATCGACGACGCGCTGCCGAGCTTCTTCAAGGCCCAGGTGCTGGCCGCCTCGGTGCTCTGCGTACTGCTCGCGGTCGTCGCGGACCTGCTGCTGCTCTGCGTGCAGCGGCTGCTGACCCCGTGGACCCGCATATCAAGGACCCACGACGCCGTGGACACGGCCGGCACGGCGAAGGCGGTCTGA